The Flavobacteriales bacterium sequence AGTTTCACACCCAAAATGAGATTCCGGTGGTCGGAATTCGCGAGGGGAGCTGGTTGCGATTTAACGATGGAAGGGTTGAGCTCAAGGGGCCGCACAGCGCGCGGATCTTCCGTGCGGGGCAATCACCTATTGAGCACGAGCCCGGTGATTTAAAGCTCTAGGGACTTCTTCACGTTGTCTTTTCCGCCGAGCAGTAATTCCGTTGGATTCTCAAGTGCTTCTTTCACCGCAACGAGGAATCCGACCGACTCGCGGCCGTCGATGATGCGGTGATCGTAGCTCAACGCAACGTACATGATGGGGCGAATCTCGACCTTACCGTCTACAGCTACCGGGCGCTCAACGATGTTGTGCATACCCAAAATGGCGCTCTGAGGAGGGTTTATGATCGGGGTACTGAGCATGGATCCAAAGACCCCACCGTTGGTGATGGTAAAGGTTCCACCCGTCATTTCGTCGAGCGTAATGGATCCATCGCGCACTTTACCGGCCAGACGCCCGATCTCTGCTTCTACGCCTCTAAAGCTCATGTTTTCGGCATTGCGAAGTACGGGAACCATTAATCCTTTAGGTCCGCTCACAGCGATTGAAACGTCGCAGTAGTCGAATTGGATCTGGTTGTCGCCATCGATCATGGAGTTTACGTCGGGGAACTCTTGCAAAGCTCGGGTAACGGCTTTGGTAAAGAAGCTCATGAACCCGAAGCTCACGCCATGTTTGGCTTTGAATGCTTCTTTGTACTCAGATCGCAAGGCGAAGATAGGGCTCATATCGACTTCATTGAAGGTAGTCAACATGGCCGTTTCGTTCTTCACGGCTACCAATCGCGTAGATAGGCTTCGGCGAAGTTTCGACATGCGCTTTGACTCGCTGCTGCGGTTTCCTTGTCCGGGAGATCCCATGGTGGCAACAGCTTTAGTAGCATCCTCTTTGGTGATGCGACCATCGCGACCGGTACCTTGTACATTGGACAAGTTGTTCTCGTCCATAATTTTTTTAGCAGCAGGAGACGGAGTTCCCGAAGCGTACGTATCTTTTTTCGGCGCTTCTTTCTTCTCCTCTTTTGGAGCCTCTGCTTTAGCTTCTTCCTTATCGCTCTGGTCGTCGCTGTTGGCCTTTGGAGTACTACTACCTTCAGGAGCCTCAGCGTCCGTATCGATCAAGCAAACGACTTGCCCTACGGCTACCGTATCGCCTTCCTCGGCTTTGAGGGTAATGGTTCCACTTTCTTCAGCGGGCAATTCCAAAGTGGCCTTGTCGGAGTCAACCTCGGCAATGGCCCGATCTTTTTCTACATAGTCGCCATCTTCGACCAACCAGGTCGCGATTTCAACTTCGGAGATCGATTCCCCTGGACTGGGGACTTTCATTTCTAAGATCATGATCGTTTATGCTTAGAGCGATTAAATTTCAAAGGTTTCAACAATGATCGAGCGTTGGCGTTCCATAGCGCGCTTGCTCGAACCCGTGGCAGGTGCAGCGCTGACTTTCAAGCTCACTCGTTGCAACTTCACACGACCGGGGAAATGTTGTAGCAGGAATCCCCATGCCCCCATATTGGCGGGCTCTTCCTGGGTCCAAATATGTTTTTCGGCATTCTGATACTTGATCAAAAGTGCCTTGATCTCGTCTTTAGGTAGCGGATACAATTGCTCCAGACGCACGATAGCGACATCATCAGCTTT is a genomic window containing:
- the odhB gene encoding 2-oxoglutarate dehydrogenase complex dihydrolipoyllysine-residue succinyltransferase, which translates into the protein MILEMKVPSPGESISEVEIATWLVEDGDYVEKDRAIAEVDSDKATLELPAEESGTITLKAEEGDTVAVGQVVCLIDTDAEAPEGSSTPKANSDDQSDKEEAKAEAPKEEKKEAPKKDTYASGTPSPAAKKIMDENNLSNVQGTGRDGRITKEDATKAVATMGSPGQGNRSSESKRMSKLRRSLSTRLVAVKNETAMLTTFNEVDMSPIFALRSEYKEAFKAKHGVSFGFMSFFTKAVTRALQEFPDVNSMIDGDNQIQFDYCDVSIAVSGPKGLMVPVLRNAENMSFRGVEAEIGRLAGKVRDGSITLDEMTGGTFTITNGGVFGSMLSTPIINPPQSAILGMHNIVERPVAVDGKVEIRPIMYVALSYDHRIIDGRESVGFLVAVKEALENPTELLLGGKDNVKKSLEL